The following proteins are encoded in a genomic region of Ooceraea biroi isolate clonal line C1 chromosome 14, Obir_v5.4, whole genome shotgun sequence:
- the LOC105286928 gene encoding histone acetyltransferase KAT8 isoform X1, which produces MAESEQRSKDGSNTASSKETMVKQEKRESTLTNGGKGSGDDADSLEELPLDIGEHYLVRRSDDSWHPAEIIQTRYNENENHYEYYVHYEGHNRRLDEWVPRDRIMSSRFDMSEIERHDRNSGTDLLADSSDRKITRNQKRRHDEINHVQKTYAEMDPTTAALEKEHEAITKVKYIDRIQIGKYEIDTWYFSPYPEEYGKQPKLWICEYCLKYMRLEKTYRYHMSECTHRQPVGKEIYRKGTLSIWEVDGREHKIYCQNLCLLAKLFLDHKTLYFDVEPFLFYILCEVDKHGAHLVGYFSKEKESPDGNNVACILTLPPFQRQGYGKLLIAFSYELSRIEQTVGSPEKPLSDLGKLSYRSYWSWILLEILRDFRGTLSIKDLSQMTSISQTDIISTLQSMNMVKYWKGQHVICVTPKLVEEHIKSSQYKRPRLTVDSSALRWGAPPRKNVKLGKK; this is translated from the exons ATGGCCGAGTCCGAACAGAGGAGCAAGGACGGTAGCAATACGGCGTCGTCAAAGGAAACAATGGTCAAGCAGGAGAAGCGCGAGAGTACGTTGACGAATGGCGGGAAGGGCTCCGGCGATGACGCAGACAGCCTCGAGGAGTTACCGCTCGACATAGGCGAGCATTATCTCGTTCGCAGATCCGATGACTCCTGGC ATCCTGCTGAGATTATCCAGACACGTTACAACGAGAATGAGAATCACTACGAATACTATGTCCACTATGAGGGACACAACAGAAGATTGGACGAGTGGGTACCTCGCGACAGAATCATGTCCAGCAGGTTTGACATGAGCGAGATAGAGCGGCACGACAGAAATTCTGGGACTGATCTGTTGGCAGATTCCTCAGATCGTAAAATTACTAGAAACCAAAAGAGGCGCCATGACGAGATTAATCACGTGCAGAAG ACTTATGCAGAAATGGATCCTACTACAGCTGCCCTGGAGAAGGAGCACGAAGCTATAACAAAAGTCAAGTACATAGACAGAATACAGATTG GCAAGTATGAGATCGATACTTGGTATTTTAGTCCATATCCCGAAGAATATGGCAAACAGCCGAAGCTTTGGATCTGTGAGTATTGCTTGAAGTACATGCGTCTCGAGAAAACGTACAGGTATCACATG AGCGAATGCACCCACCGTCAACCAGTTGGAAAGGAGATCTATCGGAAGGGAACACTGAGCATCTGGGAAGTGGACGGCAGGGAACATAAGATTTACTGTCAGAATCTATGCTTGCTGGCTAAACTGTTTCTGGATCACAAAACGCTGTACTTCGACGTAGAACCGTTTCTGTTTTACATCTTGTGTGAGGTGGACAAGCACGGAGCACATTTAGTTGGTTACTTTTCTAAG gAAAAGGAATCGCCTGACGGCAATAACGTCGCGTGTATCTTGACTCTACCGCCTTTCCAAAGACAGGGCTACGGCAAACTGCTGATAGCTTTTAGCTACGAATTGAGCAGAATTGAGCAAACTGTGGGAAGTCCGGAGAAACCTTTGAGCGACCTGGGGAAATTATCTTACCGCAGCTACTGGAGCTGGATTCTGCTGGAAATCCTTCGAGATTTTAGGGGAACGCTTAGCATCAAGGATCTCAG TCAAATGACCAGCATCTCGCAAACTGACATCATATCGACTCTACAAAGTATGAACATGGTGAAATACTGGAAGGGACAGCACGTCATCTGCGTCACGCCTAAATTAGTGGAGGAACACATAAAGAGCAGCCAGTACAAGAGGCCGCGTCTCACGGTCGACAGCAGTGCGCTAAGATGGGGCGCACCGCCGCGGAAAAACGTGAAACTCGGCAAGAAGTAA
- the LOC105286928 gene encoding histone acetyltransferase KAT8 isoform X2, whose amino-acid sequence MTPGVHPAEIIQTRYNENENHYEYYVHYEGHNRRLDEWVPRDRIMSSRFDMSEIERHDRNSGTDLLADSSDRKITRNQKRRHDEINHVQKTYAEMDPTTAALEKEHEAITKVKYIDRIQIGKYEIDTWYFSPYPEEYGKQPKLWICEYCLKYMRLEKTYRYHMSECTHRQPVGKEIYRKGTLSIWEVDGREHKIYCQNLCLLAKLFLDHKTLYFDVEPFLFYILCEVDKHGAHLVGYFSKEKESPDGNNVACILTLPPFQRQGYGKLLIAFSYELSRIEQTVGSPEKPLSDLGKLSYRSYWSWILLEILRDFRGTLSIKDLSQMTSISQTDIISTLQSMNMVKYWKGQHVICVTPKLVEEHIKSSQYKRPRLTVDSSALRWGAPPRKNVKLGKK is encoded by the exons ATGACTCCTGGCGTGC ATCCTGCTGAGATTATCCAGACACGTTACAACGAGAATGAGAATCACTACGAATACTATGTCCACTATGAGGGACACAACAGAAGATTGGACGAGTGGGTACCTCGCGACAGAATCATGTCCAGCAGGTTTGACATGAGCGAGATAGAGCGGCACGACAGAAATTCTGGGACTGATCTGTTGGCAGATTCCTCAGATCGTAAAATTACTAGAAACCAAAAGAGGCGCCATGACGAGATTAATCACGTGCAGAAG ACTTATGCAGAAATGGATCCTACTACAGCTGCCCTGGAGAAGGAGCACGAAGCTATAACAAAAGTCAAGTACATAGACAGAATACAGATTG GCAAGTATGAGATCGATACTTGGTATTTTAGTCCATATCCCGAAGAATATGGCAAACAGCCGAAGCTTTGGATCTGTGAGTATTGCTTGAAGTACATGCGTCTCGAGAAAACGTACAGGTATCACATG AGCGAATGCACCCACCGTCAACCAGTTGGAAAGGAGATCTATCGGAAGGGAACACTGAGCATCTGGGAAGTGGACGGCAGGGAACATAAGATTTACTGTCAGAATCTATGCTTGCTGGCTAAACTGTTTCTGGATCACAAAACGCTGTACTTCGACGTAGAACCGTTTCTGTTTTACATCTTGTGTGAGGTGGACAAGCACGGAGCACATTTAGTTGGTTACTTTTCTAAG gAAAAGGAATCGCCTGACGGCAATAACGTCGCGTGTATCTTGACTCTACCGCCTTTCCAAAGACAGGGCTACGGCAAACTGCTGATAGCTTTTAGCTACGAATTGAGCAGAATTGAGCAAACTGTGGGAAGTCCGGAGAAACCTTTGAGCGACCTGGGGAAATTATCTTACCGCAGCTACTGGAGCTGGATTCTGCTGGAAATCCTTCGAGATTTTAGGGGAACGCTTAGCATCAAGGATCTCAG TCAAATGACCAGCATCTCGCAAACTGACATCATATCGACTCTACAAAGTATGAACATGGTGAAATACTGGAAGGGACAGCACGTCATCTGCGTCACGCCTAAATTAGTGGAGGAACACATAAAGAGCAGCCAGTACAAGAGGCCGCGTCTCACGGTCGACAGCAGTGCGCTAAGATGGGGCGCACCGCCGCGGAAAAACGTGAAACTCGGCAAGAAGTAA